One genomic segment of Erythrolamprus reginae isolate rEryReg1 chromosome 2, rEryReg1.hap1, whole genome shotgun sequence includes these proteins:
- the LOC139160147 gene encoding 16 kDa beta-galactoside-binding lectin-like yields MAMQLVAHRTIRSGDCIKVKGQIGIDAESFSINVGQSESELVLHFNPRFDSDGDVRTIVCNSKTCGEWGIEVREATFPFQQGEDFKLFICFDGKEIVVKMHKGEELKFPNRLEINAAEYFSIVGDVKVKSVKFD; encoded by the exons CAACTGGTTGCTCACAGGACAATCAGATCTGGCGATTGCATCAAAGTGAAAGGCCAGATAGGAATAGATGCGGAAAG TTTTTCCATCAACGTGGGCCAGAGTGAATCTGAACTGGTCCTTCACTTCAACCCTCGCTTTGACAGTGATGGGGATGTTAGAACCATTGTTTGCAATTCCAAAACATGTGGAGAATGGGGGATTGAAGTCAGAGAGGCAACATTTCCTTTCCAgcaaggagaagatttcaag CTCTTTATCTGCTTTGATGGCAAAGAAATCGTTGTGAAAATGCACAAGGGAGAAGAACTCAAGTTCCCAAATAGACTGGAAATCAATGCTGCGGAATACTTTTCTATTGTTGGTGATGTGAAAGTTAAAAGTGTCAAATTTGATTGA